GAGATAGGCCGTGAAGGTGTCAAGATGGTTCAGGGCGGTTTCTGGGTGTGTGAACGCACCAGAAACCGCCCTTTGTCGTTTTTTCTGCGTCCTGATCGACATTTAACTCAACCTGTCAGGTGCTGAGCAGCGTGGGAATTCGCCGCTTCAGACATTGTCGTTGGAGCGCACTGAATTCCAGTTCAGCCATATTCAGCCATGAGGCATGCTTTGGGGTATAGATCCATTCGAAGCGGTTCACCAGTCGGTGAGCGGCTTCTGGCGGCAACCACTTGTAAAAACTGGAGCCATGATGGGTGTTCAGGTTGTCCTGAATGATGGTGATGCGTGCCACCTGCGGATAGGCCCGTTCCAGTTCCTGCATGAATTCGGTGTACTCTTCCGCTGTTCTGCGCGCACAAACTTTGACGAAGCGTCGCCCGGTCAGCGGTTCAATGGCCAGGAGCACGACGGCACTCCCGAAACGCTCGTATTCGGAGTCTTGCCTGGCGACCTTACCCGGTTCCATGGGAACCGGGGCCAGTTTGTCGCCGATCAGAAAGCAGGGCTGTTCATCGAACCACAACACGGGATTCTGTTCGTCATATGGCCT
This is a stretch of genomic DNA from Deinococcus fonticola. It encodes these proteins:
- a CDS encoding IS630 family transposase is translated as MAQLTARFLCEMERVLDVYMRPYDEQNPVLWFDEQPCFLIGDKLAPVPMEPGKVARQDSEYERFGSAVVLLAIEPLTGRRFVKVCARRTAEEYTEFMQELERAYPQVARITIIQDNLNTHHGSSFYKWLPPEAAHRLVNRFEWIYTPKHASWLNMAELEFSALQRQCLKRRIPTLLST